The DNA segment GACCGACCGATCGAAGGTCGCCGAATCAGCGACGACCGTCCCACTGGGGGTAAACGCCTCGCGCGACTCCGCAGGTGGGCTGCGAATCGTCTCCGGGTCCAACAGCGCGAGCGTGTATTCCAGTTCGTCGAATCGAATCTGGAGCGTCCGCGTCGCAGAATCTAGCGAGAGTTGCACGGACTGTCCGCGGTTAGCGATACCCACGACGTCACGGAATCGCTCGAGATCGACACCGATGTGATCGGACGTGGCCTCGAACGTTTCGAATGCGGACGGCTCGAGCGTGATGTCCGCCCAGACGACCGTTGCGGCGTCAATGGCGGTTACTCGGACGCCTTCCGGGTCGACGTACAGGTGGCACTCGTCGAAGAGCGTGTGGGCTAGTGCGAGCGTGGTTTGCAGCCGTTCGGCCTCGATTGTCGCCTGAAACGTTTCCATCGAGTTCGTGTGTGCTGTCGTCTCCGTCTCGTTTTGGGTCATGGTTGACGTACCAGTTACGTATCCTATAATTGTTACTGACGGGAATTGGTAGATAACCTGGAATCAGTTATCTATATATGTGCGTAATAGAATAGATAATCTATATCAAGTTATGTCTGACAACTCTCGAGATCGCGGCATACTGAGTGGCGCCGATCGAGCGTACCTGCGCGGTGACACCGAACTGGGGAGCGTGCAGTCAGAACGGAACACGCGGGCGCGGATCCGCAATCGGATCTACCAGGCGATTCAGGACTTCGAACTGCTCGTCGAACACCTGCCAGCGGACGACAGGAAACTCGTCTTCGAGAAACGATTCGATGAAATGGACGGGACAGCAGCGTTCGATACGATGGTCTCCGCGATGGCGTTCCTGTACCAGGCGACCAACGATACCGAACTCACGTTCGAAACGGTGCTGAAAGAGGGAATCAACCTTGCTGAAGCGGGGAACGATCGGGCAGCGACGGTTTCCCTCGAGGTCACCTACCAGTCGCTCACCGTCGACCAGTTGCGTCGTAAACTGAAACGTGGAGAGACGCTCTCGCTCACCGAAATCGCGTTCTTACACGAAAGCGAGGCGATCCGCCGAGACGAACTTGCCCGGTACTTTACCGACGTGGAGGAGGCAACGGCTGACATCGACGACGGGCGCATTCAGTCGAAAGTGACGAACTTCTCGTGAGAATCGGTTCGTCTCCCGTCTCATTTCACTCACAGGAAGACGAACGATCGAATCGGAGCCCTCGGCCCTCAATCCGCGATAACGCGACCAACGCGCTCGAGGCCGTCCTCGAGTTCGTCGGTTGGCAACCCGAAGCCGATCCGAAAGTACCCGGAGAAACCGAACAGGTCACCTGGGGCGAGAACGACGCTCTCCTCCTCGACGACGGTTCGGCAGAACTCGGTGCCGTTCTCGAATCCGTCGGGAACCGTAACGAATCCGTTGACGCCGACCGGGTCGTACCACTCGAGGCCGTGATCGGCCACGAACGTACGCACGCGCTCACGGTGATCAGCCGCCAGGGCGCGGTTTTCCTCGAGGATCGCGGCTTCCTGCTCGCCGAGTGCCTGTTTCGCGATGTGCTGGCCGAAAATTGACGGGGAGATGGTCGTATAATCCTTCCAGACGCAGGCGTCCTCGATGACGTCGCTGTCGCCGACCAGCCAGCCAAATCGGGTGCCAGCGAGGCCGTAGGCTTTCGTCAGGCTGGTCGTCGAGAGACCGTGTGGGCCCAGGCTGGCGACCGGCGGGAGCGGATCGTCCGCGAGCAGCCGATACACCTCATCACAGAGCAAGTAGGCGTCGTTGTCCTCGGCCAGATCGTAAAGCGCCTGCACCGTTTCCTGGGCGTGATACCGGCCAGTCGGGTTGTTCGGGTTGTTGAGAACGATGACTTCGGTCTCCGGACGGATCGCTTCCGCGACGGCGTCGACGTCCAGTTCCCAGGTCGGTGGCTCGAGGGAGACGCGTGTCACGTCGCCAATCGCTTCGGGGACGGCGTGTAACGCCTGGTAGGTCGGGGTGACCACGACGGCGTGGGAGTCGTCGTCCTCGAGCAGCGACAGAAAGGCCAGAAAGTTCGCTTCCTGCGTGCCGACGGTGAAGGCGATTTCGTCGGCGTCCCGACCGTAGCGACTCGCGACGGATTCGCGAAATTCCGGGTCGCCGTCGGTGGGGATCACGTACCCTACGTCGCCCGGGTCGGTATCGAAACGATCGGCTGGCAGGCTACGGATTCCGCTCTCGGCGAGCATGATGTCTGCCTCGTGTTCGTACTCGTCGAACCAGCGCTCGAGGCCGAACGGTGTGATCTGCATGGGGAAACGACCGTTCCCGACGAGCAAAGAATCACCGACTTGCGTGCCCGCAAAGCGGGCGTTTGTGGACAGTGACAACCTCTGGCTTCACTCCCACCGAAAGCCGGCTGGCCCGGAACCCTCCCCTGAGAGAGCCTCTGGGACAGCGAGCGGACTCGTCGGCAGCCCGTCGCTCACGGCTGGCTCGTTGTACGCCCGAGGCGCGACGTCGTTCGGCCCGTCAGAATAAAACAGCGAGGCGAGCAACTGCAACTGCCCGCGGCCGACGCCGAGTTCGAACTGGCCGCCGCCGTACAGTCGGATGTCGTGGTCGTCCGCGTACGCTATCGTCTCGAGCAGCGACTCGAGCGAGCCGAATCGAGATGGTTTGATGTTGAGCCAGTTTGGCTCCCACAGCAACGCTCGCACGTCTTCGACGCCGTGAATCGGGGCATCCCAGGAGAGCCGTTCGCGAACGCCGGCCGCCTCAAGCACGGGTCGCGTCTCGGGCGTGACCGCCGGGTCCTCGAGGACGGCCTCCGGAAACGCCTCGGCCAGGTTTTGGTACAACTCGGGATCACCCGGCACGTCGACGTCGGTCCCCTCGTACTGGCCTTTGAGGTCGAGTATTCGAACGCCGCCGAAATCCGCGACGGCGTCGATGATCGACGAAGCCCACTCCGGCGTCGGGTCGAGTTTGAACTCGAGGTCCGGAACGACGTCTCGGAGCGCCTCCAGCCGTTCGGTCGTCGGCGGCTCGCCAAGGCGCGTACTCGTGACGAACCGAACCGGCTCACACGGGCGCTCGACGCGAGTCGCTATCGAGGTGCCAGCTTGGCGCAACGCCAGGTCGAGTCCCGCACTTTCGAACGCCCAGCGCCGATAATCGAGAAAATCCGTCCGTTCGGGATCGCCCGCTGGAAAGAGATCGACCGACTCGAGATATGCGGAGAATTCATCGAGCGTATAGGTGCCCTCGAGGTCGAACGATGTCCAGTCGGCGGCCTGGAACGCGTCCTGCTCGTCGGTGTCGTAGGTGACGTCTTCACCGATACCGGTGACGGTTTCACGTCCCGGCCTATCCGTTTCGACCGGCCCGGTGAGCATGATTTCGGTGGTCACTCGCTCAAAGCCACTCGAGGTGTCGGCCTCGAGGCGTCGCCAGTCGACCGCGTCGATCGTTAGCTCGAGGTCGGCAAGGGCGTCGTATGCCATACTGGTTCCTCTAACGCGACACGTATGAATGGTGGTCACACGCTCGGCTCAGGGGTGGTGTCCTTGGCATCCCACAGGTCGAATACTGCAAATCCGCCACTCACTCGCGTTGCCGTTTGCGCATATTCTGGCGCGTGAACTGTGGTTTCGCCATAATCGACCGACGGCTGCGGAACGAGCGATACAACAACAGGACCAAAATGGCCGAGAACACTGCGGCAACAATCGACCCTTCGGGTGCCTCGAGTGCGTAGAGGACGCCCATCGAAAACAACGACATCGTTAGCAGGAGACCGTAAATCAGGCGTTTTGCGAGTGTTGCGAACACCTGGTCCGAGTCCTCGACACCGACTCGCACGAACAGGTCGTCCCGGTCGACCCGGTCGAGTGTGCGCTCGAGTTTTGGGGGCACTCTGACAGCTGATTCGCCGGCTCGACGGAACTGGTCGACGGATTCCTCGAGGACGCGCTGGATCGACTCCTCGCGGTAGCCCTGTTCGGTCAGGTAGGTCGTCGCCGTCGAAATGAAGTCGAAGTCAGGGTCGAGCGTGACACAGACGCCTTCGACCACCGTCGCCACCCGGAGCACGAGCGCGAGATTTTTCGGAAGCCGGAACGGAAACTCGTAGATTGAATCTTCGATCTGCCCGATAATTTGCTGAACGCGATACTGTTCGATGTCCTCGCCACGTGCGTCAGCAATAGCCAGTTCCATGACGTCGGCCATCACGGCACGATCGGCATCCGGACTCAGGGTGCCGATTTCGATGAGTGAATCGAGAATCGCGTCGATGTCTTGGTTGGCGACGGCGATGTAGAACTCGACGATTTTGTCCTGAATGAACGAATCGACGCGCCCGCTCATCCCGAAATCGTAGAAGATGATCTGTCCCTGTTCGGTGACGGCGAGATTTCCAGGGTGCGGATCCGCGTGAAACACCCCGTCGTCGATGATCATCTGCAGGTACGCTCGCTGCAGGGTTTCGGCGACCTGATCGCGAGGGATTCCCTGTGCGTCGAGATCGTCAACCTGGTTGATCTTCGTCCCGCCGACGTACGCCATCGTCAACACTCGCTCGCTCGAGTACTCCTCGTAGACGTCCGGAATAACGATTCGTTCGTCGTCCGCGAAATTCGACTGAATCTCGGTGAGCATGCGGGCCTCGCGACTGTAATCCATCTCCTCGCGAATCGTCTTGGCAAACTCGTCGGCCAGGTTCTCGAGTGAAAACGACCGCGAGTCGTCGACGAAGCGCATCAAGACCGGTAACGACCAGCGGATCACTCGCAAGTCGGCCTCGACGAGCGTCTCGATGTCCGGCCGTCGGATCTTCACCGCCACGTCGTCGCCATCGAGCGAGGCCCGATAGACCTGTCCGAGGCTGGCACCGCTGATCGCTTCCGTGTCGAACGACTCGAACTGTTCGTCGACAGGTCCGAGGTCTGCCTCGAGCACCGCCCGGGCCTCCTCCCACTCGGCTGGCGGCACCTCGTCCTGTAATGCCGAGAGGACGTCGATGTAGGCGGGCGGAAGGACGTCCGGCCGCGTCGAGAGTAACTGGCCGAGTTTGATGAACGTCGGGCCGAGAGTGAGCAGTGACTCGAGCAACACCGTTGCTCGCCGCCGATGAATCTCAGGACCGACCTGACGCGGTCGTCCGAACAGGAGCCACCGACGGCGGTCTCGAGCGTAGGCGAGCAACAGCGGGAGGAAATGCCACGCGACGACGACGAATCGGCGGTACGCGTGAAGTGTCGACAACGATGACACCCCGGATTAGCGCTCCTCGTCGGTGGGTGTCGTTTCGTCCGCCGATGCCGTCGACTCGGCGTCACCGGTTTCGTCGTCGCGTTCTTCGGCCTCCTCCTGATCGAGGACGTCGATTCTCGTCTCTTCGGTTTCCGCTCGTTTCGGAAGTCGTAATTCGAGGACGCCCCGGTCGACCGTTGCAGCGGCCTCTGTCTCGACTGCATCTTTCGGCAGGGGCACGTCGACATCCACGAAGAGCGAACGATTCTCTTCGAGATACTTGAACTGTCCGGGGAGCGATTTTTCGCGACGGGCTTCGATGCGGATTCGGCCCCCATCGACGGCGACATCGATGGTCTCGGGAGAGACGCCCGGCACGTCGAGAACGAGGAGGTAGGCTTCGTCGCTCTCGAGCAGATCGAAAAACGCGGCGTCGGAGAGATCCCGCAACGCGTCACGGAGCGCAGACATAGCTACACGTTCGAACGCCGATACGAAAAAGGCCGCGGTCGCGGATGTTTCTTCAAACGGTCTGTTGGACCTGTGTGACGGTGATTCCCACACCTGCATGGGTTCCTTTGGTAAGGACGACCCGAGATCGTCTCTGGTCTCGAGGTCTGGATGGCTGTCTCGATCCTTTTGTGCCATCGCTCCTGATGTCCACGGTGCCTACCGTTTCAATACAGTCTTAATAGTAATTGTCTGTGTCAGGATTTTTGCAGCCTCGTTCACACAGGACGCCACCCTCGGTCCCTCCTCGTCGCTCAAACCCCCGTACGCTTTTGCGCCTGGACACCTGCTTTCAGGTATGGAGGGTGCCGATCACAGTCGCAAGGAATCCGGCTTCAAACGACGAACCCGCGTCGACGATGCACTGTCGATACTCGAGGATACTATCGAAACCCGTGTCGATGGATGCGACACCGAGCGGACCCCACTCGAGCGGGCCGATGGCCGGGTCCTCGCCGAGGCAGTCAGCGCGGCGGTAGACGTCCCACACTACGAGCGAGCGGCGATGGATGGCTACGCCGTTCGAGCCGAGGATACGTTCGGAGCCAGCGACCGATCGCCGGCAGCCCTTTCAATCGATGTCGGAGCGAGCGACAGCAACGCCCCCCTCGAGGCGAACAGTGCCCGCCGGGTCCACACCGGCAGTGCGCTCCCGGCTGGTGCGAACGCGGTGGTGATGATCGAACACACCGAACGCCTCGAGGCGACCGACGAACTCGAGGTGCTGGGTGCCGTCGGCGAGGGACAGAACGTCGCCCCTGTCGGCGAAGACGTGACGGCTGGCCAGCACCTGTACGATTCGGGGCATCGCCTTCGGCCCTCGGATCTCGGATTGCTCCGCTCGGCCGGCATCCAACGGCCACTGGTCGCTCACCGGCCGACGGTGGGCGTCGTGCCGACTGGCGAGGAACTGGTCAGCGGGGACCCCGAACCGGGTGAAGTCATCGAGACGAACGGGCTCACGGTATCGCGACTGGTCGAACGCTGGGGTGGCGAAGCAACCTATCGGAACGTCGTGACCGACGACCCCGACGCGCTCAGAGTCGCCATCCAGCGTGACCTGACCAAAGACGTCGTCGTCACCAGTGGTGGCTCCTCGGTCGGGCAACGTGACCTCTTGCCCGAAGTGATAGACGACCTCGGCGAGGTCCTCGTCCACGGCGTGGGACTGAAACCCGGACATCCCGTCTGTCTGGGTATCGTCGAGGGAACACCAGTTCTCGCTCTCCCCGGCTACCCGGTCGCGTGCATCATCAACGCCGTCCAGTTTCTCCGGCCCGTCCTGGCCTGGTTGCAGGGAACCGATCCCTCGCCGCACCCAACGACTATGGCCCGTCTCGAGCGAAAAATCCCGTCCGAACCAGGGACGCGAACGTTCGCTCGCGTCAGCCTCGAGTCGCGTGACTCCACAGAAGCGCCTGCGAGCGACGATGAAACCCCACTCGAGTACCGGGCAATGCCGACTCGAGCCAGCGGGTCGGGCGTGCTCTCGAGCGTGGCGCTCGCTGACGGCTGGGTGGTCGTTCCCGAGGAACGCGAAGGGATTCCCGAGGGTGAAACGGTTGCGGTCGAACGCTGGGAATCGTGACGGTTGCAGTCAGGTGCTGTAATCCGTACGTCGACGGAGGCGACCGCTGAAACCGGTGTGGTTGGGCGAAGGATGCTGACCTCGAGGCGATAACACAATTCACTGGGTCGGGGTTCTCGTCCTGCACCGCCTATATAAGTCACTCGAGACGTGCCTCAGACGAAAAACACGCCGAGGAGGCCACCATCATCTTCTTCGTCGTCGCCATCACCGTCTTCCTCGTCGGCATCGTCGTCCTCTTCGTCAGTTGCATCCCCGTCCGACTCGTCGGTCCCGTCGTCTTGGTCACCGTCATCGGTCGACGTCTCTCCACCGTCCGTCTCTCCGTCGTCGCCGTATTCGTCTCCGTCGCCGTCTTCACTACTCCCATCGTCCATCCCGTTTCCGGTGTCACCGTCCTCATCGTTCCCCCAGATGTCCGTTTCGACGGTCTCCTCGTAGGTCATTTCCTCGAGCGGGATGCTGATTGTGACTCCACTTACCAGCTCGAAATCGGCGGTAAATTCGATTCGAAGATCGGAGACCTCCTCGTTTTCGACGTGGGTCACCCACCAGTCGTCCAGGTTCTGATTTTCGATACGCGTCGTCGTGTCGACCGTGGTTTCACGACCGGGCTGTAACACGTGCTCGCGGTCGCTTTCACCCTGGCCGATGACGACGTCGTTCATCGTAATCTCGTAGCCCAGACGGGTCATCGGGATGGCATAGTCCTGTGGGTTGTACATGTCGAACGCTAACTCGAGTTCGGTGTGACGGTCGTCGACGTCGCCCCACTGGCCACGGGTTTCGTTGACGTAGAGGAAGGGGTCGTCGACGAGCGCTCTGTTGGCGTCGATTGGCCTCGTTTCGTCGCTATTGAACGATGACAGGAGATCAGTTTCGATAGTTCGTTCGTCCGAAATCGACGTCGAACGGTCGAGCAGGCCACTCGAGACGGTGGCGTCGATCAGGACGTGTGTCTCCTCGTCGTTTTCGATGTGTGTTACCCACCAGTCCGGAATCCGCTCGTTTCGCATCTCGGTTCGGAACGATTCGGTGGAGGTGCCTGGCTCGAGTCGAATCTCGTCGCCACCGCCCTCGGCCATCTCGACGTCGTTCATATAGACGACGTAGGTCGCGTTGACGTCGGCGGCGGCTGCACCGATGGGGTTCGGATTGGTGACCGTCATCTCGGTCAGGATCTCGGTGTCCGTCTCGGTGACGTTGCCGAACTCGTTATCGACTGACTCGACGGCAGGAGCACCGATGAAACCGGCCGCATATGCGCCACCGATCAGTACCACGATGGCGAGCAAAAGGGACAGCAGTATTCGAATCCCGCTGCCAAACAAGAGCGATTGAAGGCGGTTACGTACCATATGGGTATCGTGTTCGGTACCGGTGTATGCCCAGCCAAAGCAGTTAGCTCTGTTGGACTGTCGCCACCGAAAGGATGGAATTAAGATACCCGACATGCAACGTCGCCGTATGGCAGACCACACGCAGACGACTGACAGGGGGCTTGGACTGGGGTTACTCCTCGGCGCCGTCGCCATCCTCGGCGCACTCGTGATGCTCACCACGGCACCACAGATCGAAGCCGCCTGGGGATTCGCCGCCGCAATGGTGTTTGGTTCGCTCGCTATCGTTGCAATGCACGTTTACTGGGACTGAGACTGTCATCTAATCTCGGTGATTTGTTGAGCCAGCGTCGAGGCACGGTTCCCCATCTCAAGAAAACGTGAACGACGCTCAAGAGTTAAGACCACAGCGGCCCTATGTCACGGTACGTACGATGACGGACTACTCCGAAGAAGAACAGCGAATCATTTCGTATCTTCGAGAGAGTGCTGCTCGCGGTGAGCAGTATTTCAGAGCGAAGAACATCGCGAGTGCAATCGGTCTCTCATCGAAACAGGTCGGTGTTCGGCTGCCACATCTGGCCGAGAAAACCGACGATATCGACATCGAAAAGTGGGGCCGCGCCCGCTCGACGACCTGGAAGGTCACGCTCAGCTAACGCGTTTTCGGTACCGTCACCTCTTCGAACAGTCCAACCCTCCCTCGAGCGGCACGAAAGCCGGCAATCCGTTCTCGAAGACGCCGTCTTTTTAATCGCCTACTCCGCAGGTACCAGTATGACAGTCCGGGTCAACCGTTCGTTCGAGTTAGGAGCCCCACCCGAGCGCGTCTGGGAGTTCATTGCTGATCCGGAGAAACGCGCCCGGTCAATTAGCGTCGTCACGGGCTACACGACGAACGATTCCGAAGGGATACGGGCAACGTGGGACGTCAAGTTACCGCTGCCGTTGATCACTCGCACCGTCGAGGTCGATACCGAAGACGTGATTCGACGACCGCCGGAGTACGTAAAATTCGTCGGTCGCTCGAAAATGCTGGACGTCACTGGGGAACACAAAATCGTCGAAACGGAGACCGGTTCGCGACTCGAGAACACGTTCGTCGTCGACGGTCACCTTCCCGGCGTCGAGAAGTTTTTCAAGCGGAACCTCGACGGCGAACTCGAGAATCTCCAACGAGAACTCGAGCGAGATATTCGACGTGATACCATATGACCCGGACCGAACCCGACCACAGCGACGAACGAACGGCTGATGGGGATCGGTCGATCACGCTCGGCCTCGCGCAACTGGAGATCGAGGATGGAGACCTCGATGGGAACGTCGACCGTGCGGTTGACGCTGTCGCCAGCGCCGCCGCCCGCGGCGCTGATCTCGTTGCGCTTCCGGAACTGTTCACGGTGGGTTACTTTGCCTTCGATCTGTACGCGCGCTCGGCTGAACCGCTCGAGGGCGAAACGATGACAAAAATTCGAACGGCAGCGAGCGACCACGACGTTGCCGTTCTCGCGGGGAGTTTCGTCGAAGACCTTGCGGCCACAGAATCCGTCGAAACGCCGGCCGATGAGGGCTATGCGAATACGACGGCCCTGTTCTCGGCCGATGGCGATCTCGAACTCGTCTACCGGAAACATCACCTGTTCGGCTACGATTCGGCCGAAACCGAACTCCTCGTGCCCGGCGAGCGAATCGACACGGCGAACGTCTGCGGGGTCGAAATCGGCGTCAGCACGTGTTACGACCTGCGATTTCCGGAACTATACCGGATCCTCGTCGATCACGGTGCCGAACTCGTTCTCGTCCCGAGCGCCTGGCCGTATCCCCGCATCGAACACTGGGAAACGCTGTCTCGAGCACGGGCGATCGAAAATCAGTGTTTCATCGCGACGATCAACGGCGCTGGGACGTTCGACGATGCAACGTTGCTTGGCCGGTCGACGGTGTACGATCCGTGGGGAACGGTGCTTGCCTCCAG comes from the Natronosalvus amylolyticus genome and includes:
- the glp gene encoding gephyrin-like molybdotransferase Glp is translated as MEGADHSRKESGFKRRTRVDDALSILEDTIETRVDGCDTERTPLERADGRVLAEAVSAAVDVPHYERAAMDGYAVRAEDTFGASDRSPAALSIDVGASDSNAPLEANSARRVHTGSALPAGANAVVMIEHTERLEATDELEVLGAVGEGQNVAPVGEDVTAGQHLYDSGHRLRPSDLGLLRSAGIQRPLVAHRPTVGVVPTGEELVSGDPEPGEVIETNGLTVSRLVERWGGEATYRNVVTDDPDALRVAIQRDLTKDVVVTSGGSSVGQRDLLPEVIDDLGEVLVHGVGLKPGHPVCLGIVEGTPVLALPGYPVACIINAVQFLRPVLAWLQGTDPSPHPTTMARLERKIPSEPGTRTFARVSLESRDSTEAPASDDETPLEYRAMPTRASGSGVLSSVALADGWVVVPEEREGIPEGETVAVERWES
- a CDS encoding ABC1 kinase family protein is translated as MSSLSTLHAYRRFVVVAWHFLPLLLAYARDRRRWLLFGRPRQVGPEIHRRRATVLLESLLTLGPTFIKLGQLLSTRPDVLPPAYIDVLSALQDEVPPAEWEEARAVLEADLGPVDEQFESFDTEAISGASLGQVYRASLDGDDVAVKIRRPDIETLVEADLRVIRWSLPVLMRFVDDSRSFSLENLADEFAKTIREEMDYSREARMLTEIQSNFADDERIVIPDVYEEYSSERVLTMAYVGGTKINQVDDLDAQGIPRDQVAETLQRAYLQMIIDDGVFHADPHPGNLAVTEQGQIIFYDFGMSGRVDSFIQDKIVEFYIAVANQDIDAILDSLIEIGTLSPDADRAVMADVMELAIADARGEDIEQYRVQQIIGQIEDSIYEFPFRLPKNLALVLRVATVVEGVCVTLDPDFDFISTATTYLTEQGYREESIQRVLEESVDQFRRAGESAVRVPPKLERTLDRVDRDDLFVRVGVEDSDQVFATLAKRLIYGLLLTMSLFSMGVLYALEAPEGSIVAAVFSAILVLLLYRSFRSRRSIMAKPQFTRQNMRKRQRE
- a CDS encoding DNA polymerase sliding clamp; the encoded protein is MTQNETETTAHTNSMETFQATIEAERLQTTLALAHTLFDECHLYVDPEGVRVTAIDAATVVWADITLEPSAFETFEATSDHIGVDLERFRDVVGIANRGQSVQLSLDSATRTLQIRFDELEYTLALLDPETIRSPPAESREAFTPSGTVVADSATFDRSVRAAAMVSNHLEFDLDEDDGQFSVIAAGDTDNVSLTLSADDLVDIEPGDAHSIFSIDYLSAINRAMPSGVDIDLQFGTEQPLSVGYEFADGTGAVEYLVAPRITAN
- a CDS encoding aminotransferase class I/II-fold pyridoxal phosphate-dependent enzyme translates to MQITPFGLERWFDEYEHEADIMLAESGIRSLPADRFDTDPGDVGYVIPTDGDPEFRESVASRYGRDADEIAFTVGTQEANFLAFLSLLEDDDSHAVVVTPTYQALHAVPEAIGDVTRVSLEPPTWELDVDAVAEAIRPETEVIVLNNPNNPTGRYHAQETVQALYDLAEDNDAYLLCDEVYRLLADDPLPPVASLGPHGLSTTSLTKAYGLAGTRFGWLVGDSDVIEDACVWKDYTTISPSIFGQHIAKQALGEQEAAILEENRALAADHRERVRTFVADHGLEWYDPVGVNGFVTVPDGFENGTEFCRTVVEEESVVLAPGDLFGFSGYFRIGFGLPTDELEDGLERVGRVIAD
- a CDS encoding nitrilase-related carbon-nitrogen hydrolase encodes the protein MTRTEPDHSDERTADGDRSITLGLAQLEIEDGDLDGNVDRAVDAVASAAARGADLVALPELFTVGYFAFDLYARSAEPLEGETMTKIRTAASDHDVAVLAGSFVEDLAATESVETPADEGYANTTALFSADGDLELVYRKHHLFGYDSAETELLVPGERIDTANVCGVEIGVSTCYDLRFPELYRILVDHGAELVLVPSAWPYPRIEHWETLSRARAIENQCFIATINGAGTFDDATLLGRSTVYDPWGTVLASSGDEPTLVLTTIDIDDVGDVRNRFPALRDRRL
- a CDS encoding DUF7123 family protein, whose product is MTDYSEEEQRIISYLRESAARGEQYFRAKNIASAIGLSSKQVGVRLPHLAEKTDDIDIEKWGRARSTTWKVTLS
- a CDS encoding Hsp20/alpha crystallin family protein; this encodes MSALRDALRDLSDAAFFDLLESDEAYLLVLDVPGVSPETIDVAVDGGRIRIEARREKSLPGQFKYLEENRSLFVDVDVPLPKDAVETEAAATVDRGVLELRLPKRAETEETRIDVLDQEEAEERDDETGDAESTASADETTPTDEER
- a CDS encoding DUF7525 family protein, which translates into the protein MADHTQTTDRGLGLGLLLGAVAILGALVMLTTAPQIEAAWGFAAAMVFGSLAIVAMHVYWD
- a CDS encoding LEA type 2 family protein yields the protein MVRNRLQSLLFGSGIRILLSLLLAIVVLIGGAYAAGFIGAPAVESVDNEFGNVTETDTEILTEMTVTNPNPIGAAAADVNATYVVYMNDVEMAEGGGDEIRLEPGTSTESFRTEMRNERIPDWWVTHIENDEETHVLIDATVSSGLLDRSTSISDERTIETDLLSSFNSDETRPIDANRALVDDPFLYVNETRGQWGDVDDRHTELELAFDMYNPQDYAIPMTRLGYEITMNDVVIGQGESDREHVLQPGRETTVDTTTRIENQNLDDWWVTHVENEEVSDLRIEFTADFELVSGVTISIPLEEMTYEETVETDIWGNDEDGDTGNGMDDGSSEDGDGDEYGDDGETDGGETSTDDGDQDDGTDESDGDATDEEDDDADEEDGDGDDEEDDGGLLGVFFV
- a CDS encoding SRPBCC family protein — its product is MTVRVNRSFELGAPPERVWEFIADPEKRARSISVVTGYTTNDSEGIRATWDVKLPLPLITRTVEVDTEDVIRRPPEYVKFVGRSKMLDVTGEHKIVETETGSRLENTFVVDGHLPGVEKFFKRNLDGELENLQRELERDIRRDTI